The Apus apus isolate bApuApu2 chromosome 14, bApuApu2.pri.cur, whole genome shotgun sequence nucleotide sequence TGCCCGGGTCCCACGGGGCACAGTGAGGGATGGGGACAGTGGACCCCCCCAGCCTGTGGCCAGGGGTGcttctgtgctgccttttgGCCCAGAGCTTCTCCTCTGCCACCAAGCCAGCTCTGTGTGTCTCCCTATCAACAGTCCTGCCTCCTTTCCCACAACACCACCCCCGGTCCTTAGGCCTGGCAGCAGGTGCACCAGAGCCCTGTGGCTGGTGTTCACTGCACAGCTGCCATCATTAGGCTTCAGCGTGAACAGCCTGCCACTCGGAGGGAAGCACCCTTGGTGCTGCCTTGGCACAGCGCTGCGTTCCTCACCTTCACCTTGCCATCCAGCACCTCCTGGATGAAGGCCCGTATGGCCGTGTCCGAGAAGGTGTCCTGCTCCATCCGGTACTTGCGGTTGTTCTCCATCCTGACCAGGCGCAGGGTGGGGGCGTCGGCAGCCGTCATGCCAAAGAAGGACAGGACTTCAGCACCGTACCCAGCCACATCCACCACCACGAAGAGCACCTGGGTGGGGGACAGAGAGCACTGATACCGTGGCACCCCACGGCCACCTGGCACCTGCCATGGCACCTGCTCACCTGGCCCCGGAAGGCAGTGGCAGCTGCCTGGAATCcgtcctgcagccccagctgagcCGACGACGACTTGTTGAGGAAGAGCAGCATGTGGTGGGGGATCTTGGCACTGAAGATCTCATTGGAAGTCTGGGGAGCAGAGTGAGGGTGAGGACCAGGGAGCCACGGCCCTGTGGGGATGGGAACAAGGCTGTGGCCAGCCTGTACCTCAGAGCTGAACTCCATCACCAGCTTCAGGCTGTGGACACGGAGCAGCCGGGTGAGCTCGGCCACATCCAGCCCCTTCACCGGGTCCACGGGGAAGTCTGTCCGTCCCTCGTCGAACTACCAGGTCAGGGAGCAGTGAGGGCTGAGGGGGAACCATGACGGCCATGCCACCCCACCTCCGCCCCCTCACCTTCTTGAAAAGGCAGACAGTGTCAGCCAACAGCCCGTACTCCTTGAAGAGCTCAGCCTCCTTGGCCACACCGAACGGCAAGTCCACCATCTCACTGGCCACCTCATAAAACGCCTGGGCCACCTCGCTCTCCAGGTCCTGCAGGACCACCCCATCAGAAACCATGGCCACGGCCCAgacccacaccccccccccccccccccccccccccccccacccacctgccccagcccacCTTGAAGAACCCGACGGCCACCAAGTCCTGGGAGGCAACGAAGGCGGCGGCAGTGCTggggtcctgcagcagcaccgCGCTGGGGCCGGCCCGGCGCCGCACCCAGCGCACGATGCCCTCAGCGTCCATGAGGCCTGGCATGCAGAGCGGGGCCTCCTCCGTCACCCTGGGCACCCCTCACTGGGCTGCCACCCTCCACACACCCCTCACCATCAGCCCCAGCCATaacccccccagcactgcctgccatCGCCACATGCACCACCACCGTGCTGTCACTTGCCCCCACACCCCAGCCTGCAAACCCCACCAGGACATTGCCACCCCCTCTCCCCATCACCCGTCCTTGCACCCCAGCCCCCCCCATCATGGTGTCCCCACCACGGGTGGCCATCCCACAGACCCATGACCCTACCAGTGTAGGCGATGGGGTGGGTGCGGTTGCCACCACGGAAGAGCTTGAGCGTGGGGTAGGAGGTGATGCCGAACTCGTTGGCCAGGGCCACCTGTGCCGTGGCGTCCACCTTGGCCAGCCACGCCGGGCTGGACTCGTTCCTCAGCGTGGTGGCTGCCTGGGCAAAGGCAGGGGCCAGGCGCTGGCAGTGCCCGCACCAGGGCGCGTCTGCGAGCAGGGACAGTGTTGGTGACAGGCACAGCCCCGGGGGCAGCTTTGGGGTGTCCCTGGTCCCTCAGGTGGGCCTGGCGGGTGGCCAGGACACATAATGGCTGCCTGAGCCTGGTGGGCT carries:
- the PDIA2 gene encoding protein disulfide-isomerase A2, producing MRGCGARLVWLLVLALVLAWLGPVLGGEEEEGGEVVAEKEGKEDEGVSDELKEEDGVLVLHEHNFARALAEHQLLLVEFYAPWCGHCQRLAPAFAQAATTLRNESSPAWLAKVDATAQVALANEFGITSYPTLKLFRGGNRTHPIAYTGLMDAEGIVRWVRRRAGPSAVLLQDPSTAAAFVASQDLVAVGFFKDLESEVAQAFYEVASEMVDLPFGVAKEAELFKEYGLLADTVCLFKKFDEGRTDFPVDPVKGLDVAELTRLLRVHSLKLVMEFSSETSNEIFSAKIPHHMLLFLNKSSSAQLGLQDGFQAAATAFRGQVLFVVVDVAGYGAEVLSFFGMTAADAPTLRLVRMENNRKYRMEQDTFSDTAIRAFIQEVLDGKVKPHLLSAEPPEDWDTRPVKVLVGKTFEQVAFDETKNVFVKFYAPWCSHCQAMAAAWEELGERYKDHEDIVIAEMDSTANELENITIHGFPTLHYFPAGPGRKMIEYKSARDVETFSKFLENGGTLPEEPSVPKAPGNSTGREEPLGTAETREEL